One region of Astyanax mexicanus isolate ESR-SI-001 chromosome 15, AstMex3_surface, whole genome shotgun sequence genomic DNA includes:
- the ppifb gene encoding peptidyl-prolyl cis-trans isomerase F, mitochondrial, protein MAMFIISNRVKFCSLAFTAARLYSSGAQANANPVVYFDIAADNQPLGRVTFELKADVVPKTAENFRALCTGEHGYGYKGSIFHRVIPQFMCQGGDFTHHNGTGGKSIYGPRFHDENFKLRHTGPGILSMANAGPNTNGSQFFICTVKTEWLDGRHVVFGSVKDGLDVVKQVEAFGSRSGKTSKRITITDCGELK, encoded by the exons ATGGCGATGTTTATAATCAGTAACCGGGTGAAGTTCTGCTCGCTGGCCTTCACCGCCGCTCGGCTGTACTCCAGCGGGGCGCAGGCGAACGCTAACCCGGTAGTTTACTTCGACATTGCCGCGGATAACCAGCCTCTGGGGAGAGTCACCTTCGAG ctGAAGGCCGATGTTGTTCCCAAAACAGCAG aaAACTTCAGGGCTCTGTGTACAGGAGAACATGGTTACGGTTATAAAGGTTCCATCTTCCACAGAGTCATCCCACAGTTCATGTGTcag GGAGGAGACTTCACCCACCACAATGGCACTGGCGGAAAATCCATCTATGGCCCCCGATTTCATGATGAGAACTTTAAGCTGAGGCACACTGGACCAG GAATTCTCTCCATGGCAAATGCTGGACCCAACACCAATGGCTCCCAGTTCTTCATCTGTACAGTTAAAACAGAGTG GTTGGATGGGAGGCACGTGGTGTTCGGCAGTGTTAAGGATGGGTTGGATGTGGTGAAGCAGGTGGAGGCTTTTGGCTCTCGCTCTGGAAAAACCTCCAAGAGGAtcaccatcactgactgtggagaACTCAAGTAG